The DNA window TTTAAGTATCCATACCATATATTACAAAGCTTTACACAagtttaactgcacggttgacgcagtggctgggcaacttgCTGCCACGCAacgcgtagcgggttcgattcccgcccgGGGCAACTTTTctcttgtgtgatccacaaattattgtttcgggtctagatgtcatgtgtttgtgaacttgtatgttagtaaacgcactcacgatacaggagatattgctagtgcggggcaacgtttaaaaaaaatcaaagtcaaggcatttatttcaattaatctttaattaggcacttttgaaacgtcaatgaAATTGTCTGAATAATGTTTACAGCTACGAGCGGGTGGCACCatgtttgatataaaaaaagcaAGCAGGAAGATCAAGATACGTTCACGAGAAGTGCGCGCTTCGAACGGGAGCAGAGCATTCGCCAAATATGGACGCAACAAGATGTAGGTAACATTAATTTCAATGATGTGATTATTGACtgatagaaaaaaaatggtattaaGTGGCAAACGGGCGTacctatcacctgatggtaagcaatcggctaCGCCCATGGAATCctacaacaccagagaagtttcAAGTGTATTGTCAGGTTTTTGGGCATTGGAGATTTGGGGATAGATAGTGAAGGGGAGGTACCTTCCCTCACACggcaaaatacaacgcaagcgttgtttcccgACCATTAGGCTCTTAGGTCGTGGTCggagtggctgggcaaccgaccaCAAATCattgtttctggtctggatgTCAcgtgtatgtaaacgcacccacgatacaggggAAATTACTAGTgcggggcaatgtttaaaataaatcaaagtcaatgtatttatttcaattaatctttgattaggcacttttgaaacgtcaattgaattatctgtcagtgaagctaggctcattccaaaatgtagcttcgaatcGAGAAGAATGAGAAAGAAACCCCATCGTTACtcctttgaaaaaaataataattttattgcaatctCACTGATACAtgatttgatcatttacctattgtatatatatgtgagaacaatgtaacgacaatacagcgtttaaaatttcaaaattaatgggACTATAAGACCGtttcatgaaaaaaatacatctaaagacagttgtttcaaacatagtgcccacataatatgtacacttacaatttgaaataatacttccatacaaataaaaatcattgtttaattaaatgacAAGATGATATATTTAAACTATGAAGAACATACTGCATATCTCTACAAGAATCTCTTCCTGTAGACTAAAATAACAATTgtgattaaaactaaacttaggtactacttaaattaatatcacaGAGCATTCCTATTACActacaaaagtaaattaatacgGATGTAAAGTCGAAGCACATCTAAGCGAAAATCCaacaaattaaacttatttcgAACTTCTGTCTGATGtacattttttagttttctgtATTCCGTGGTCTTCATCGTGTGTGTATGCGAAATCGTACGAATGCGTGCACAGATAAGCGCGTTTTGGATGGATTTTGACTTCTAAACGCTTCTACTCTATGCCGGTATAAACCGACcctattaattacaatattcacGAAAACATTCCTGAACTTGAGAGCCAGCTctccaaaataataattattttaaaatatgtatactaGCAGTAATGtatctatattttaaaataatcactgACGAATGACaacaaatactttatttattttcgttttataaaacaatttgactatttcattatttgtatatttatttcaggctgtgactgtgactcctctggtgttgcgtgtgtccatgagcggcgctgatcgcttaccatcaggtgactcctCTGTTTGTTTaccatctattccataaaaatgcaTCTATGgcaaatataaaacacaatacacagaataatattacattatcaCGTAACCTGCCGCGAAAACGTAGGTAGACGAGATCCTTCAACCAAAACTCTGCTTTGAGGAACTTATCGAGATATTGAGTCGAAACTCCTTTCATCCCTTAACATACCCCAGCTTCGTGGAGTAGCGAAGTCGAGATACATACAGCAACGTCGTAGGCTTCTGCACTGTGATGAAGCCATCGTCATCACATTCTGGCTTGGCTGGCCTATTCATGAAGACTTTGGACTAGGAGTCTGTATCGGTACAGcagtaataatatattgaaaattTGGATCTTGTTGTGGAAATGTATAGGGCATTTGCATCATTAACTGTCTAATATTAGGATCACAGTGCCAACACCTCTTTATCACAACATTATCTTGAGATGATGATGCATCGTTGACTAACGAAGAACTTGACGCAGATATTGAAGGATCAATTGGCATAATAGGCACACCCGTTTGATTCCAAAACATAGGGGCATAGGACTGCGGATTAAACGGTAGAACTGTTGGTACTGTTGTTATTCCAGGATCATTCGAAGCGGCCTCAGGAACTGCTACAGGTTCATTCGTTTTCTGGTTTAATGTTAAATCTTCCGGCTTTATTTGTTGTGTGGTATTGATGGGTAAATTTTTCTTTGGTTCCTCTAGTTCCTTCTGATTTGGTTGTTCGTTGTTGACTGTTGtagaattttttttagtatgttttttattacttacatccatttggtttatttgtttagtttttggttCTTTTAACAATACGTCAGTAACTAAGTTATCTGCTTTAGTTGTAGCCACTATATTTTCAGGAACTGGAGTCGTCACGTATGCAGATTCAATAGATTTATTCATTTGTTCAGCAACTGTACTTGTCGAATGAtttgttgttacatttttatctgACGTTTTCCCATTTGTCAATATTCGTGGTTCATAATTTGGAGACTTCATCATATTGTTTAATtgccatttattatatttggtaTAATCCGCATGTTTAATTTGTTCATTTTCAAAGTTTTGACCACCACCTTCTCTTTTTTCTTTCATTCGCCGATTTTGATACCATACTTTGATTGCTCTTTCACTAATATTTAACTCTGTAGCTATTTCTTTCCGCTGATGATTTGTGATATAAGGACATTTTTTGTATTGCTTTTCTAAGTAGTTTACTTGTTCCGTTGTAAATGTGCTTCGGAACCTTTTCACCTTTTTTTTAACAGTATGTTGCTTGTAATTTTCTTGGGTATCCATCTGTAACTAAAAAGGTACAACATTAATTCTCAAAAATCATCGTGCTTTCCCATATTTTTTACTATCAATGACTTATCTAACTACTTCGTTGTCCACAGCTGAGCATGAAGTACAATGTGAAACAAGTGACATCGATCTCATCATCAGCTTCCAACTAACTCACTGCGAAGAAAAGGCGTCTTCTACATGAAGCAGTAaagaacattaatcaccatgcttgctcaaggTATATTGGAAATTTCAAGTCCAGATTTCCTCACTACGTTTGCCGCCTTCATCGTATACCAATGGTATCTAAATTggcttaaaaagtaaatataacttataaaaagtcacattgattcTCGCCAGGTTTTGAAACCGCACCCTCGTGCTTGAGAAATGGGTGTCTTAACTTCAGGGATTCTTGTCTTTACCATAGCTACTATAAAAAGCAACAaccactatttttataataactatcgtgagacatactaaattaactacaaataacGGTTCACTCATGTTTAACAGATATTGAGACCCGTTTTACTAGCTTCGAGTCACAGTGGAgctttttcaatatatttatgtgaataaaccgttatttttagttaacaacCATTATAACCACAACTGTTGttggtttacaaacataataaacataatatgttgctgttgtttgtaaacaaacaacaacataTTATGTCACCACAACTTATAGAGGCAACTATTATGTCCTTTATATAGCAGATATGGTGTTATTTGAATTTAtggcatttttataataattacttacttacttaattaattattatgttatcgccttactcaagtaactgtttgTCAGGAACTCGCCCAGTTTCAAGcaatgctagaggcttatattaaGTCGAATAGTTTCAAGACATGCTAGTTATTTAAGCGTGAATATGAATTCACGCTtaaatatagttatttaaaCTTAGTATAGGGTTACTACACTAGTGTGTAGTAACCCTATACTAAGTTTTTTGACAGCACAGacagataaacaaaaaataataatacttacagtAATATTTTCGCTTCCGATATCCCCATTAGTGTATTTATGAGTATTGTCTCTCGCGCGGTTACTAAGGTACAACTGATAGTTCATGATCACATCCAGGCACATTTAGAAACAGATATGAGGACTTGAGGAGTTGGGGATGATGATGAATACGCCCGGGAACAGTCCACAGACTTTAAAAC is part of the Spodoptera frugiperda isolate SF20-4 chromosome 30, AGI-APGP_CSIRO_Sfru_2.0, whole genome shotgun sequence genome and encodes:
- the LOC118270057 gene encoding homeobox protein HOX3-like; its protein translation is MDTQENYKQHTVKKKVKRFRSTFTTEQVNYLEKQYKKCPYITNHQRKEIATELNISERAIKVWYQNRRMKEKREGGGQNFENEQIKHADYTKYNKWQLNNMMKSPNYEPRILTNGKTSDKNVTTNHSTSTVAEQMNKSIESAYVTTPVPENIVATTKADNLVTDVLLKEPKTKQINQMDVSNKKHTKKNSTTVNNEQPNQKELEEPKKNLPINTTQQIKPEDLTLNQKTNEPVAVPEAASNDPGITTVPTVLPFNPQSYAPMFWNQTGVPIMPIDPSISASSSSLVNDASSSQDNVVIKRCWHCDPNIRQLMMQMPYTFPQQDPNFQYIITAVPIQTPSPKSS